tatattctttttaaGTGGCACTAGAAATTAGCTTTTGCGGattgtttaaattttttatttaatcatttatatatatatatatatatatatatatatatatatatatatattctttttaaGTGGCACTAGAAATTAGCTTTTGCGGattgtttaaattttttatttaatcattTCAGTGATCCGActaagtaattttattttttttgtgtttcacctaataatttttcatgatagagactttatactaattaaataaaatattaacaaatGAAGCATATTAAATTCAAAGAAAACTGAAAAGGGAAGGTTCtaattatgtatattataaaatatTGGTTAAATAATACAAAATATGAAGCCCAATATGTTTAACCAAAATCATATCATTCTCTCATGAACTATTTGAAAAAGGACAAGTAATCCacgaatttttttttctcaaatgatGAGTAGTTGGATATGGGAATTAATAATTAGAAGAGTGACGAGTGATGACACTTCCTCTTCCccaataaaatttacagaaatatATGGCTAGCGACCAAGGCAAGAATGTGCAACTTTGGTCCCCATATGATAGCGTCAACCCTTTGCTTCCAAGAAACCTCTAAGAAAATATCTTCATCTAGTCAACCCATTCTTGAATCGAATCGCTCGAGTACTGACGCACGTTATACGTTCATTTGATAATTTTGCTTGtcattagaatatatatatagtttCATACATACTTATATTTAAATAGTTAACTCATTTACGATTGCTCAATTAACGGATTAAAATCACAAATTCGTTTTATCTAATTTGATCTTCACATACTTAAGTTCGAGTTTCacttctttaaattttttattcagaaaaatattgcaaattctCTGTGATTATCATCTAGTTTTGAAGCAAACACGGTCAGATTAAGTAAACTAGATGTTAGAGAGAATTAAGATTAGGGAATGAATCGAAGTGGGAAACACACGTGGGTGTAGTTTCAAATCCATAAACAGTAACTATGTTTATTTTCATCATAACTTCCCATGAAAAAGGGAGCCTAATCATTACCCATTAACTTAGCTATAATCCTAATTAAGGAACAAAATCATCACTGCGGAAGAGAGTATTCATGCATATCCACAAGCCCATTTGCCCAACAAGTTAAAACAAGCAAGGAAGATGAAGATCTTGCTAAAGAAATTATCGGTATAGGGTAGGGGCTGGTGGAACCTTTGAGCTCCATACCAATGGAATATTATATGGAAAGTAGGACCACCACTTGTGCATGCTCTGATAGCTTTTGTTGAAAGGGGAGACCCCGATGCCCCACAATTCCACATCAAGAAGATGTAGATGTGGTGTTAAAGGTAGACACTGGATTATTCCTTCATGCATGCATCTGCTTAAAAGGCGACGGCAACGTGTGTATATATATGTTTGGtgtgaaaaataatttacataaagtAATGACTTTATAAGTTCACAATTTACATATGAATATAATCAtcaaaataaaacacaagtcaTTATATCTTAATAAAAATTTTCACTAAATTTTGTATCCATTTATACTGAatatctaaattaattaaaagcctATTACTAAAATTATCAAtttatttatgaaataaaatgaaaaggaaaaaaatagagAATAGTAATAGATAATGAATGAGAAAAAAAATTGAGTCTTGAGTTCTGAATCTTGAGATTTTGAGTTATAGAGTATGTATATAAGTAATTATAATTTGATATTTTGATTGATTAAAATGTTTATTTAATCAAGAGTTTAAATTATAAAATGTGCTAAGCTAAGATTGTGACAAAAATTAGATTTAagcatcacaaaaaaaaaaaaaaaaagcttcaacTAAGAGTGTAGCATTAATTCAGTTATGGGGCAGAATGAATACGCACAAAAACAAATTTAAGAAGCTctggaaaaaaaatttttttggctAGGGGGGGCAATGGCCCCTATTGGCCCCCCTAGTTCCGCCATTGGGAATTTCTAAACACTTCTCTCCAATCAAATCCTTCTCAAGGGTCAAGACTTGAAAACTTTCCAAACCCATATAACACGCTTTATATATTTTTCAAtaaatcattcaatttaaaattttaaatttgtaattaggtaaaaaattcaaaaataattttatatctctAACACATTCTCGAATGTTTATTAAACTTAaagcataaataaattaatataaatggaAATTGCCAAGATCCAAATTCTGGACTTTTTTGTTCTATGAATCTCTAATAACTCaacctataatttaaaattacaagtgaagaattcaaaaataattttatatctctAACAATTTTGAGTTCATTTAAAAAGTTTGAATGATCAAATGCATAAAATttatattgtttaattattaaattcGTATATTTTGCTTGAATGGATCACTAAatgaaaaactaaaattttaatatgtaGTAATACACTatgattcattaaaaatttttagaaataaaaacgTTTTTCTTCGCAAATTTATTGTTACATGGAAATTAATTTAAAacgtttttataattatttacatGACCTATGGATATTCTAAGCAGAGAAACCTTAATATAATCCTGCAAAATATACAAAAGTATTGAGGACGTGACTTTGCGTGATCGATCAATCCTGAATTCGAAGATTGGTTAATGGTGCGTGCATGTTTACGTTTCAAGATTTTTGACTTCATTATACATAACAGTATTCTGAGCTTTCATTTTAATTACCAAcacattaattaggtaaaaattGTGACTTTGGTACTCACCAGATTGAGATCGATTCTCACCCGAGCTACTGATCTAATTGTGTCCACTCTCCTACTTAGGTTCTACCGTTTTACTGTTTGATTCAAATGCAAGCTAATTACTCTATTTCCTTGATAAAAAGAATCTTCTCTTAATAACACTTAAGTAGTtaatgataattaaattttaatttcaaattatttaaaATCTGCATGAGAAAGAAAAGGGAACtgaatattttaatttcaaggaACTCCACACTGCCAAAATTAGCAATGCTTTCATTTTGGGAGAAGTTCTTGCCAAATTGATCCAACCCCAGTGCCAGTGAAGCTCTCTCTATGGGTAAGACATGGCGTGGTGTACAGTAAAAAGCAGTGATGGGGATATCCCGAGAGAGGGACTGTGCCTAGCTGCTTTTATTCTCTTCTATGGGCTCTGGGGAGTGGGGAGCGATCTTATCATGGCAGACCAAAGATTTGCTTTGCTTCGAAACCACACCTCTCTCCACGCCATCCCCACCACAAGAGTTTCCCCATATCAATAATTAATTAACTGCTTGATGCAACTTAATTCTTTAATTActttgaataaaataattaaataaaggtCCACAACCTTAGGAAAGGCTAGTCAAAATCTTTAAATACACAATGATACCATGTTTTTTTGTTTTGCTTCGAGATATTTGTTCTACCTTAATCTTAGTGCTGTTGTTGCGCCTGCTTTCGCTAACCCAACCAAATGCGAGAGCCCTTCTTCTTCTGTTCTTATTTCGCTTATTTCTTTCCATTACATCAGTTAAATCATGGACTGGTTTAGAATTAAAATCTAGATCAGAATCAAATAAATCCACTTTTACCTTGAACCGTGAATGAATTGAACTGCAATCAAACTGGAATTGTCTGATTTCTCTTTTGTCAAAAGAATTGTCTGGTTTGATTCCAAGCCAAACCagatttttttcatttaaaaaaattataaaaaattttaaaaaaattttggacCGTTGAATTTGAACCGAGCTGGATCAAACTAAAATTAAGAACATGAGAATTTAAATACCTATTCAGATTTACCCATTTTATGAATCGTGAACTAGTGATTCCAACCAATTCAAACTAGATCGGCCTAATGGCTAGGTAGAGCATTAATGAAGCCCAAAATTTAATCATCGTATATATGGCTATAGCAACTATGTCCTTTCCATCTATGTAGTCCCAGTCACATACCCTTTTTGATCCTTAAATTAAATACTCTAAATCGAACTGTAGTTGTAGAGCTTGattagttttaatttaattttaatttcagttttaattaatttaacaatttattttttcttaaaaaaatattaattggaatcaaattaaattgaaatcatttgatttgatttaaatataataattcaaattcataaaatatcgGTGTAATtctaaaccaaactaagttgactctAAATTCAAATCGGACAAACGTATGTTTGGTCTACATCTACGTGTGAATTTTAAAGGGGATATATTGACAATACCATGCAAAAATTTGGTCCTTTTACGCCAAGAGCCCTTAATATGCCAAAATGCCAGGCCAAATAAATAGAGATTCATGGCTATTAATAATTAGGTTGCTAATGTTATTAGAATTTACAACCTAGCTACTAGATATTGATCTCTTTATCGTTCCTTATTGACGAGTGGAGTTCAGAAAGAAGAATATATTAGCCGAAAATTATGAAGTAGGTGCGATTGAAAGCAAATGAACGTGTAAAATGAGAGACGTGAACGCATCTTTGTATGGTCAGCCGGCCCACATGCACAAGAACAAACCTTCTTGTCCAACTTTTTACAGAGACATCAACTCCACTATCTCATTTACCCTTTTAGGCCTTTACCCTATTCCTCTCACCAAAACCCTAATTAACTACAAAGTGAAACTCTTGCTTTTGAATGCATATTGGAAACTGATAcgaaaaaggaaaattaaaaagaaaatgaatatatCCCTTCAAAAAAAAAAGGTATACAAAGAATACCCAGGAAATGTTTAAGCAAACACATCATCTTTGATAAAAAAAGTTCAAAACAACCTAATCCAAACCAGAAATTCTCTGTATGATATAAGCACAAAGGCCAATACACTACCCTGTATCCTCTACTCTCCTATATTTACACCACTTTTTATATTCCAAGAGAAGAACCATACTATCCCCCAATCCGCCAAATGAAACCATTTTGAGAatgtaaaggcaaaaaaaagaaagaaggaaaggttCATTTGTGATATGTATACAAAAAGCAAAAGAATTCTTTGAGAGAGTTTGTTGTTTAGAGATCAAGGTGGAGGACCATAACCTGATAAATCATGCCACTGATCAGCTGGGGCGTTCAAAGGAAAGGAGCCAGCAGTGATGGTGCTATTGTTGTTAGTGGTTCCTGTGGTGGAACTGGTGCTGATACTCCACAAAGAGGTATCAGATACAGTAGGGTTAATGGTATTGACAAAACATCGGTGCTGCTGCTGAGATTGAGAAGAGCTGCCACAAAAAGGATGGTCTCCGCTCTTGTTTTCTCTATTACCAATATGGTAAATTTGCCTTTGTTGTTGGATTTGCTGCTGTTGTTGCGACCCAAAAGCATTAAAACTATTCAAAAGACTCAGATTTGAAGTAACTCCCAAATCACCACCCAGATTCACTGCTTGATTTAGACTCAAAGATTGAGGTGGTTGGTTATTTAAAGATTGAATTGTTGCCAAAGAAGTCAAGAATCCACCACCAGAATAATACGATCCCATAGAAGAAATTCCAGGAGGTAAAACCAAATTACCGGATGACTCTTTAGTCCTGATCAAAGTTGAAGTCGCAATATTACCTGAATTTGTAGTAGACATGATATTCTCTGAGCTCCCCAGACTCAAAGGTTGTGGCTGCGATTGAGACGTAGAATTCTCAGTAAAGGAAGAAGATGTAGATGACGATGATGTTTTTCCCCGCTTTCCCTTCCGGCTACTGCCTCCTACAGGGACATTCCTTAGGGTTCCACCTTGAGTCCAATACCTTCTGCAGGTCTTGCAAAAGTATCGAGGCTGAGAGAGACTGTAATTATTATAATAACAAAACTTTGTATTGAGCGAGTCACAGCGAGGGCATTTCTGCGGCTGGTGTTGCTGTTGCTGTTGATTCTCCACTTGCATCGGCTTCAGTCTCCGATCTTGATTCTGTTTCATGATCTCTTCACTCCCTCCTTTATCTTGCCGCATCTTTCTCTGCTTTCTTGTTTGGGTTTGGCTATGGATGTTCTTTTTTCCCCTTCAAAGAACTGTTAAGAAATGGATTGGCTTTTGGCCTGTGATGGTGCATGCAGGTTTTGAGGGAAGACAGGAGACTAGAGAGAGGCATTTCAAATATAGAGAAGAGAGTGAAATCAACGTGTCTACTTTCTCTGGTTCTTAAGAATCTAATACTACACAGTTGAAAACCCGGGCTATTATTACTTTGTGCATGAGCACCCACCACCAAAAGAAACCAAGGTCTCCTTCTATCTCAACAATTAATATTGAGCATGTGACACCAAATGCGAAATCAGCAATTCCATATCCCCCAAAACCCGAAGAAATCTTGCAAGATTTTCATCCCTCTCTCTCTTTGTAATAGGAACATGTATATATTTAGAGAGAAACAAGAAGAAATAGATAAAGATCACCTGCTTTTACGTGGGAGAGAGAAATGTGTACGGTTGTCAGGAGAGGATGAAGCCCACGACAGGAAAGGTCTTTATCTGAGGGACGACTGGAGATAGATTTTAGATCAATGGATTCAGTTAAAAAAGTACAGAGACCAAGAAGAAATGTAATGGGTTTGTTTAAGTTTACTCACCAACGCAAAAGAAACAAGAACAAAAGCCCCAGGTCGTTGCCTTGATAAGACCACCTACTACATCAAAATTAAACTGCAGAGACGAACTCCTTCATTTGCACACCTACTTTAATTGCAAACCTAAGCAAAAACCAAAGCTTAGGCAAGAATAATAGGAGACGTAGCAATTTAGGGATAAAAGAATCAGAAGAGATCTATCTTGTACAGATACTGTGTGCGTAGAATAAGAGAAGGACCAGTGAGGAGGAGGCGCGGCCAAGAAGATGGTGGCGTGGCTGGTGATGAATGGGGTGGTGACTGGCTATGTCAGAGTTTAGCTACTccatttcttcttttccttttgttcttTTTCACTTTGTTTTTATTTCTCTCTCATTccactttatattttctttttttttttttataaaacacTTTATACTTTCTTTGTTTACCTACAATcttccattattattattattattattattattattattatttcttcttCTCTCTGTTATGTGACATCACATCTTTGCTCCATTTGGACGCCCATACTTGATAACTTCGACACCCATTCCACTAAAAAGACAGTGATATCCTTAGTTTATCAGAGACTTCCCATGTTCTGTGTGGCCCATTTGTCCACTCCTTTGTGGGCCCAACACTAGtacttatctgatttcattgtcttttgTATTTTTTGAGTTGCGCCCGATAAGATAGCTAGCAGCAGCTAACATCATATTTGAGCAACGCATTCTTTTTACTCTTTACATCGCTATAGAAGTTAAGGTCCAACATAATTTCTTTCATTAAAGCAATTAAAACATTTTTCTCTTAGGTTTGAGATTTCCTATCTAGTCTATTATTAATTAAATCTcaattattgaatttaaattaGTATATATAATGAACACATAAACCATTATTGGCCTATGGCAGACTCTGGCGTTGCAAATTGTGAATAGGATAATGATAATGTTGAAAACAATTATTCATATGCATTATCCCTTTAAATAATAAGAACAGTCTAAGCCCTAACAAGAACAAGAAAAAGGCGATGACCCAATTTACTATTACCCACTTGCTATCTTAAGGACAAGGAAAATTATCATGATCCCTACATCTCCTCTCTCTAAGTTTTTGAGAGAGACAGCTTCTCTCATTTTTTAGCTTTTGCTTCTCTAGGGTTTAGCCTATCTCTTTCCGCATCAGGCGgttttcttctccttcttcaGACAAGGGAAGGCCACCATCCCCAATTCCAGTCAATGGGTTTCTCTTCTGCTCTATTGGGTTGGGTTGTAGATAATTTTGTCTAGTGGGCAATAATAGTGAAGGGTGAGAGATATCTTGGTTATCGAAGTATAGTGTTTCTTTTCTTGCAGTTTGGGTGTGAATCTTGAATTATTGGAAGAGTGAGCTTGATTAGTATTAGTTGGTCTCGAGGAAGAGATACCTTGAGTGTTCAACGTTGGCTACCTGCCAAAGACCGTCCACCCTTTCGACTAAAAGAGAATGAGATGCCTTAGGCTTTCTCTCTTCTCCTTCTCTATTTTATTCTCCCATGTGTTGTCGTTGCAATATGGAGCATAGTCTAGCACTTTCCCTATTTGATGAAGCCTTGTCGGATCATTCAAAATATGTGTGGTTTAATTGTGCGAGGGACCTCTAAATTTCATGCGAAGCTCATACAATGCCTGCTTCAATATGTGTCTTCTCTCCCTTGGTGGTGGATATTCGGTGCAGAAGCCACGTATCTTCCTAGTGTGGTTTGAGTTTAGCAACAGCACTACATATTCTCGAACCGGTCAAGTGGGTACACGGTTTTCAATTCTTCAACCCACctcaacttaaatttcaaaaccccgtTTGGATATGAACTTTTCTGCAATTATATTATcttcggaaaaaaaaaaaaaaaaactatagccAAGATAAGATAATCGAGCCTAAGATGAGTTGAGCTGGGATGGTTGTTTCGACTTCGGACTCTTCAAACTAGAATTTGGTGGAGTGGGGGGGCCTTTCTGATTTCACTATTTCTATCAGGTTGTGAGAAGCACATGTCCTGAGCCACGTAACCGGTGGCAAGAGGGATGACGTTCATATCCATTAAGGTTTACAATTACTCCTATAGCCAGCACCATATTCTTCATTGAAAACGTTTCCTTTGTTGTGTTGTATTGGCATGGGCCCTTGATCTGGTTCTTACTTTCGAGTACCATTCCCTCGTTGCCACTTCTTGAATTGGGTTAGGCTACTTTTATTTCTTCTTTACTTATTCATGCTTGATCCAGCAGGGTTGAGCCTAAGATTAATTCAGTTAATAAGATCAagaataactaaaattaatttcatcttcgAACGTAGTTAGCTTGCTTAATATATGCATCAAAGCGTCCTTAATCTAtacaatatataatataaatgtgGGAAAAGGGAAACAATGGCTTTCCCAAAAATGCCCTTCAATTTTcaagttaattataattatatttttattatttaaattaattttaatgtttatataaatttaaaattcttaattttaaagacatataaatttaaaatttttaattctacttatacttaacttcaattaaatataaatttctataaaaagtaattaactaaaataagaaattaataataaaaaatacaattaatCTATAATATATAATGTATGATATAtactataatatataaatatctgAAGGGGCATTACCGTTACCAAAAATACCCTAAACCCTTTacattatttacaatattataaATTCTAATACTACTCAAATtttaaatgtaataaaaatatcttattaccaataaaattataaattttgataaatatcAATTTTTATATATGTAGAAGCATGAATGTTGTTTTTAAGATTAGGTTttgatatataaatataattctaAATATTAAATAGCCTTTTATATCTAGGATTAtgattatgtatttttttttggAATGATTATAATTGATTTTTAGGTATGTATAATTTGGgaagaaaaataattgttaaagttTGAGTAACTTTTTTCTTAGCATCATTAGATGATTTAATAAGGATGCTAGCTAATTAATCTTTTTTTATTGGATTGAGATATTATTAACTGTTCTaatcataataaaattattttctttcataTTTACGCAATTATAATGAAATGCACGtgaattattatataataaatgaaattcatatattaaaaataattatacatgataattaattaatttaatttattggtTTTTGTTCATAAGTGGCATTAGATACTTGCAATTAGCCTTAtcaataccaaaaaaaaaaaaaaattgtctattAGCAATTAAGAGGTgtttgatattattttttaaaattataagataaaaattaaaataaaaataaaattaataaaagaaaaaaaatcacgtTCATGTTTAATTAcagttttttttttgaaatgattATAGTtttgatattaaaataaaaaatatatatatatttgaacaaaaattttttaaattatataattttatttttgaaataaaataataactctATGTAGTAAGGTATGGAATTATAGTCAAATTTTATTTAGTATTActaagtcaaatatattaaaaaaatttaaaattataaattaactttaatgtgaaaaaaaaattaagaataaaat
The Hevea brasiliensis isolate MT/VB/25A 57/8 chromosome 18, ASM3005281v1, whole genome shotgun sequence genome window above contains:
- the LOC110631510 gene encoding dof zinc finger protein DOF1.4, giving the protein MRQDKGGSEEIMKQNQDRRLKPMQVENQQQQQHQPQKCPRCDSLNTKFCYYNNYSLSQPRYFCKTCRRYWTQGGTLRNVPVGGSSRKGKRGKTSSSSTSSSFTENSTSQSQPQPLSLGSSENIMSTTNSGNIATSTLIRTKESSGNLVLPPGISSMGSYYSGGGFLTSLATIQSLNNQPPQSLSLNQAVNLGGDLGVTSNLSLLNSFNAFGSQQQQQIQQQRQIYHIGNRENKSGDHPFCGSSSQSQQQHRCFVNTINPTVSDTSLWSISTSSTTGTTNNNSTITAGSFPLNAPADQWHDLSGYGPPP